One genomic segment of Centropristis striata isolate RG_2023a ecotype Rhode Island chromosome 13, C.striata_1.0, whole genome shotgun sequence includes these proteins:
- the csnk1da gene encoding casein kinase I isoform X1 yields MELRVGNRYRLGRKIGSGSFGDIYLGTDISVGEEVAIKLECVKTKHPQLHIESKIYKMMQGGVGIPTIKWCGAEGDYNVMVMELLGPSLEDLFNFCSRKFSLKTVLLLADQMISRIEYIHSKNFIHRDVKPDNFLMGLGKKGNLVYIIDFGLAKKYRDARTHQHIPYRENKNLTGTARYASINTHLGIEQSRRDDLESLGYVLMYFNLGSLPWQGLKAATKRQKYERISEKKMSTPIEVLCKGYPSEFATYLNFCRSLRFDDKPDYSYLRQLFRNLFHRQGFSYDYVFDWNMLKFGANRAVEDAERERREREERLRHSRNPGARGMASASGRARAAQEVAAPSPLNPASHTGMEKERKVSMRLHRGAPVNISSSDLTGRQDTSRMSSQALSRVTPSGLQSAAPR; encoded by the exons GTACTGATATCTCTGTTGGAGAGGAGGTCGCCATCAAGTTGGAATGTGTGAAGACCAAACACCCGCAGCTCCACATAGAGAGCAAAATCTACAAGATGATGCAGGGCGGAG tGGGTATTCCGACGATAAAGTGGTGCGGGGCCGAGGGGGACTACAATGTGATGGTGATGGAGCTGCTGGGGCCCAGTCTGGAGGACCTGTTCAACTTCTGCTCTCGCAAGTTCAGCCTCAAGACAGTCCTGCTGCTGGCCGACCAGATG ATCAGCCGCATCGAATACATCCACTCCAAGAACTTCATCCACAGAGACGTGAAGCCAGACAACTTCCTTATGGGGCTGGGTAAGAAGGGCAACCTGGTCTACATCATCGACTTCGGTCTGGCCAAGAAGTACCGCGACGCTCGCACACACCAGCACATCCCTTATCGCGAGAACAAGAACCTGACTGGCACCGCTCGCTACGCCTCCATAAACACACATCTCGGCATTG AACAGTCCAGACGGGACGACTTGGAGTCTCTGGGCTACGTCCTCATGTACTTCAACCTGGGTTCTCTGCCCTGGCAAGGCCTCAAAGCCGCCACCAAAAGGCAGAAGTACGAACGCATCAGTGAGAAGAAAATGTCCACACCCATCGAGGTCCTCTGCAAAGGCTACCCAT CGGAGTTTGCCACCTACCTGAACTTCTGCCGCTCTCTGCGCTTCGATGACAAGCCCGACTACTCGTACCTCCGCCAGCTCTTCAGGAACCTCTTCCACAGACAGGGTTTCTCCTACGACTACGTCTTCGACTGGAACATGCTCAAATTT GGGGCCAACAGGGCCGTGGAGGATGCAGAGAGGGAGCGTCGGGAGCGGGAGGAGAGGCTGAGGCACAGCAGGAACCCCGGGGCCCGGGGCATGGCCTCGGCCTCAGGAAGAGCCAGGGCAGCGCAAGAAGTGGCAGCCCCCTCACCGCTCAACCCCGCCTCACACACAG GTatggagaaggagaggaaggtgAGCATGCGTCTTCATCGCGGGGCACCTGTCAACATCTCCTCTTCAGACCTGACGGGACGCCAAGACACATCCCGCATGTCCTCCCAG GCCCTGTCCCGGGTCACACCCAGCGGCCTCCAGTCTGCAGCTCCACGATGA
- the csnk1da gene encoding casein kinase I isoform X3 — MELRVGNRYRLGRKIGSGSFGDIYLGTDISVGEEVAIKLECVKTKHPQLHIESKIYKMMQGGVGIPTIKWCGAEGDYNVMVMELLGPSLEDLFNFCSRKFSLKTVLLLADQMISRIEYIHSKNFIHRDVKPDNFLMGLGKKGNLVYIIDFGLAKKYRDARTHQHIPYRENKNLTGTARYASINTHLGIEQSRRDDLESLGYVLMYFNLGSLPWQGLKAATKRQKYERISEKKMSTPIEVLCKGYPSEFATYLNFCRSLRFDDKPDYSYLRQLFRNLFHRQGFSYDYVFDWNMLKFGANRAVAGPVPGHTQRPPVCSSTMKPSHPPVHHGGLDMLHLQHINTHTYTHIYTHIYTHIYTQDSK, encoded by the exons GTACTGATATCTCTGTTGGAGAGGAGGTCGCCATCAAGTTGGAATGTGTGAAGACCAAACACCCGCAGCTCCACATAGAGAGCAAAATCTACAAGATGATGCAGGGCGGAG tGGGTATTCCGACGATAAAGTGGTGCGGGGCCGAGGGGGACTACAATGTGATGGTGATGGAGCTGCTGGGGCCCAGTCTGGAGGACCTGTTCAACTTCTGCTCTCGCAAGTTCAGCCTCAAGACAGTCCTGCTGCTGGCCGACCAGATG ATCAGCCGCATCGAATACATCCACTCCAAGAACTTCATCCACAGAGACGTGAAGCCAGACAACTTCCTTATGGGGCTGGGTAAGAAGGGCAACCTGGTCTACATCATCGACTTCGGTCTGGCCAAGAAGTACCGCGACGCTCGCACACACCAGCACATCCCTTATCGCGAGAACAAGAACCTGACTGGCACCGCTCGCTACGCCTCCATAAACACACATCTCGGCATTG AACAGTCCAGACGGGACGACTTGGAGTCTCTGGGCTACGTCCTCATGTACTTCAACCTGGGTTCTCTGCCCTGGCAAGGCCTCAAAGCCGCCACCAAAAGGCAGAAGTACGAACGCATCAGTGAGAAGAAAATGTCCACACCCATCGAGGTCCTCTGCAAAGGCTACCCAT CGGAGTTTGCCACCTACCTGAACTTCTGCCGCTCTCTGCGCTTCGATGACAAGCCCGACTACTCGTACCTCCGCCAGCTCTTCAGGAACCTCTTCCACAGACAGGGTTTCTCCTACGACTACGTCTTCGACTGGAACATGCTCAAATTT GGGGCCAACAGGGCCGTGG CAGGCCCTGTCCCGGGTCACACCCAGCGGCCTCCAGTCTGCAGCTCCACGATGAAACCCTCCCATCCACCTGTGCACCATGGAGGCCTCGACATGCTCCACCtgcaacacataaacacacacacatacacacatatttacACACATATTTACACACATATTTACACACAGGACTCTAAATGA
- the csnk1da gene encoding casein kinase I isoform X2 produces MELRVGNRYRLGRKIGSGSFGDIYLGTDISVGEEVAIKLECVKTKHPQLHIESKIYKMMQGGVGIPTIKWCGAEGDYNVMVMELLGPSLEDLFNFCSRKFSLKTVLLLADQMISRIEYIHSKNFIHRDVKPDNFLMGLGKKGNLVYIIDFGLAKKYRDARTHQHIPYRENKNLTGTARYASINTHLGIEQSRRDDLESLGYVLMYFNLGSLPWQGLKAATKRQKYERISEKKMSTPIEVLCKGYPSEFATYLNFCRSLRFDDKPDYSYLRQLFRNLFHRQGFSYDYVFDWNMLKFGANRAVVFRPDGTPRHIPHVLPGPVPGHTQRPPVCSSTMKPSHPPVHHGGLDMLHLQHINTHTYTHIYTHIYTHIYTQDSK; encoded by the exons GTACTGATATCTCTGTTGGAGAGGAGGTCGCCATCAAGTTGGAATGTGTGAAGACCAAACACCCGCAGCTCCACATAGAGAGCAAAATCTACAAGATGATGCAGGGCGGAG tGGGTATTCCGACGATAAAGTGGTGCGGGGCCGAGGGGGACTACAATGTGATGGTGATGGAGCTGCTGGGGCCCAGTCTGGAGGACCTGTTCAACTTCTGCTCTCGCAAGTTCAGCCTCAAGACAGTCCTGCTGCTGGCCGACCAGATG ATCAGCCGCATCGAATACATCCACTCCAAGAACTTCATCCACAGAGACGTGAAGCCAGACAACTTCCTTATGGGGCTGGGTAAGAAGGGCAACCTGGTCTACATCATCGACTTCGGTCTGGCCAAGAAGTACCGCGACGCTCGCACACACCAGCACATCCCTTATCGCGAGAACAAGAACCTGACTGGCACCGCTCGCTACGCCTCCATAAACACACATCTCGGCATTG AACAGTCCAGACGGGACGACTTGGAGTCTCTGGGCTACGTCCTCATGTACTTCAACCTGGGTTCTCTGCCCTGGCAAGGCCTCAAAGCCGCCACCAAAAGGCAGAAGTACGAACGCATCAGTGAGAAGAAAATGTCCACACCCATCGAGGTCCTCTGCAAAGGCTACCCAT CGGAGTTTGCCACCTACCTGAACTTCTGCCGCTCTCTGCGCTTCGATGACAAGCCCGACTACTCGTACCTCCGCCAGCTCTTCAGGAACCTCTTCCACAGACAGGGTTTCTCCTACGACTACGTCTTCGACTGGAACATGCTCAAATTT GGGGCCAACAGGGCCGTGG TCTTCAGACCTGACGGGACGCCAAGACACATCCCGCATGTCCTCCCAG GCCCTGTCCCGGGTCACACCCAGCGGCCTCCAGTCTGCAGCTCCACGATGAAACCCTCCCATCCACCTGTGCACCATGGAGGCCTCGACATGCTCCACCtgcaacacataaacacacacacatacacacatatttacACACATATTTACACACATATTTACACACAGGACTCTAAATGA